The proteins below come from a single Vibrio cyclitrophicus genomic window:
- the uhpB gene encoding signal transduction histidine-protein kinase/phosphatase UhpB, with protein MAGCAWFCLWVIAFYFINDPELAILLFPFSLRLGMTLHTRTHYWPAIYIAEWGLAIALALLLDEPQWLTILIASGLSIPATLIAKRYYYGDQNRHLLVMASLIMVTALINVAAVGSHVPAVYMVWLVSITGGLMLVPMCYLVWNYLFQNKWAPLSSYLINNIVEFKIRHIALYSVLLVASILIQTSLPDELRRFAPFCMAIPIILLAVRYGWQGALLATLLNSVALIAAHSGTSKLEITDLLLSLSAQTITGILLGLAVQKQKDLNSKLRSELSRNQNLSRQLITAEESVRRDIARELHDEIGQNITAIRTQASIIKRVDAAEMSVRCAGTIESLSLNVYDTTKRLLTKLRPKMLDDLDLKDSVEQLIREMEFSDYGVDIQLNWQGDYSCLSDTLKVALFRLCQESLNNAHKYASASEIRIELILEEQVELRISDNGVGFTAQDLLKGMGVRGMQERVQALGGKMIINANGCPSGTNISVTLPKV; from the coding sequence ATGGCTGGTTGTGCATGGTTCTGTTTATGGGTTATTGCTTTCTATTTCATTAATGACCCTGAATTAGCCATTCTGCTTTTCCCATTTTCACTCCGATTGGGAATGACGCTGCACACTCGCACTCACTATTGGCCTGCTATCTACATTGCTGAGTGGGGGCTAGCGATCGCTTTAGCCTTACTACTTGATGAACCTCAATGGTTGACGATACTCATCGCCAGTGGATTGAGCATTCCTGCCACTTTAATTGCCAAGCGATATTACTATGGTGACCAGAATCGTCATTTGTTGGTGATGGCAAGCTTAATCATGGTCACCGCATTGATCAACGTTGCCGCGGTGGGTTCTCATGTTCCGGCTGTTTACATGGTTTGGTTGGTGAGTATCACAGGCGGTTTAATGCTGGTGCCGATGTGTTATCTAGTTTGGAACTACCTATTCCAAAACAAGTGGGCGCCATTGAGCTCTTATTTAATCAACAATATTGTTGAGTTCAAGATACGTCATATCGCGTTATACAGTGTGTTGCTGGTCGCCAGTATTTTGATACAAACCAGTTTGCCTGATGAGCTAAGACGCTTCGCCCCATTTTGTATGGCGATCCCTATTATCTTGCTGGCTGTTCGTTATGGGTGGCAAGGCGCTTTGTTAGCGACTTTGCTAAACAGTGTCGCCCTGATTGCTGCCCACAGTGGAACATCTAAGCTCGAAATTACCGATTTACTTCTGTCACTTTCAGCTCAAACCATCACGGGTATCCTGCTTGGTTTAGCGGTTCAAAAACAAAAAGATCTCAACTCGAAATTGCGAAGCGAGCTCTCTAGGAATCAAAATCTATCACGTCAGTTGATCACAGCCGAAGAGTCGGTTCGTCGTGATATTGCGCGTGAGTTACATGACGAAATTGGCCAAAACATCACAGCCATTCGCACTCAGGCCAGCATTATTAAACGTGTCGATGCTGCTGAAATGAGCGTTCGCTGTGCTGGGACGATTGAGTCGTTGTCTTTGAATGTTTATGACACCACCAAGCGTCTACTCACAAAACTAAGACCTAAGATGTTGGATGATCTTGATCTAAAAGATTCCGTAGAACAGCTTATTCGGGAAATGGAGTTTTCGGATTACGGCGTTGATATCCAGTTAAATTGGCAAGGTGATTACTCGTGTTTGAGTGACACGCTCAAGGTTGCTCTCTTCAGGTTGTGCCAAGAATCCTTAAACAACGCCCATAAATATGCTAGCGCGAGCGAGATTAGAATTGAGCTGATTCTAGAGGAACAGGTTGAGCTTCGAATCTCAGATAATGGCGTTGGTTTTACTGCGCAAGATCTTCTCAAAGGAATGGGTGTTCGGGGCATGCAAGAGCGTGTTCAAGCGCTTGGCGGCAAGATGATAATCAACGCTAATGGTTGCCCTTCGGGTACCAATATCAGCGTTACATTACCTAAAGTTTGA
- a CDS encoding aminotransferase-like domain-containing protein, producing the protein MEIAQSLQQIQSSYIREILAAASDPNVISLAGGLPDEKTFPIDLMKPTLEDLANMPEVFQYGSTAGYGPLLEHLTQSYQLPESHTAMICTGSQQGLDLIARAYVDPGDVVVMEAPSYLGAMQVFGLVQAKIATVSQTEFGPNLDELETCFAQQSPKMFYAVPDFHNPTGVCWATETRQKVAELCIKYNVAFIEDAPYRELRFTGTELPLVSSLCPDNSIVLRSFSKIASPGLRIGAVTGKRSYLEPLIKVKQGADLHSSVPMQALLVGLLKHEDFNVHMENIRTLYKSRYEVLFSELEKKLPADCVLKAVDGGMFIWVEIPDCDTFELAKTLLSNGVAVVPSPVFYPKADEAKAALRLNFTNANPEELTEAVKRLAEVLNQS; encoded by the coding sequence ATGGAAATCGCACAATCACTGCAACAAATTCAGTCTTCTTACATCCGAGAAATTCTCGCAGCCGCAAGCGATCCAAATGTCATTTCATTGGCCGGTGGTTTGCCAGATGAGAAAACGTTCCCTATTGATTTAATGAAGCCAACGTTAGAAGACCTAGCGAACATGCCGGAAGTTTTCCAATATGGGTCGACTGCTGGTTATGGCCCTTTGCTTGAGCACCTAACGCAAAGCTACCAATTGCCAGAGTCACACACGGCAATGATTTGTACTGGCTCTCAGCAAGGTTTGGATTTGATTGCGCGTGCGTATGTCGACCCAGGTGATGTGGTTGTGATGGAAGCGCCAAGCTACTTAGGTGCGATGCAGGTGTTTGGCCTCGTTCAAGCAAAAATTGCGACCGTGTCTCAAACAGAATTTGGCCCGAACCTAGACGAACTGGAAACGTGCTTTGCACAGCAATCACCCAAGATGTTCTATGCTGTGCCTGATTTCCATAACCCAACAGGGGTGTGCTGGGCAACAGAAACTCGTCAAAAAGTAGCTGAGCTGTGTATCAAATACAACGTGGCATTCATTGAAGATGCACCATACCGTGAGCTACGTTTCACAGGTACAGAACTGCCGTTAGTTTCTTCGCTCTGCCCTGACAACTCTATCGTTCTTCGTTCATTCTCTAAAATTGCATCGCCAGGTTTACGTATTGGTGCGGTAACAGGTAAGCGCAGCTACCTTGAGCCACTGATCAAAGTGAAACAAGGCGCTGACTTACACTCAAGTGTACCTATGCAAGCGCTGCTTGTCGGTCTTCTGAAACATGAAGACTTCAACGTACATATGGAAAACATTCGCACACTGTACAAGTCTCGTTATGAAGTGTTATTTTCAGAACTAGAAAAAAAACTGCCTGCAGATTGCGTGTTAAAAGCCGTAGATGGCGGGATGTTCATTTGGGTTGAAATCCCAGACTGCGACACCTTCGAACTGGCTAAAACTCTACTCTCTAATGGTGTGGCGGTTGTACCAAGCCCAGTATTCTATCCAAAGGCTGACGAAGCAAAAGCTGCACTTCGCTTGAACTTCACCAATGCCAACCCAGAAGAATTAACCGAAGCGGTGAAACGCTTAGCGGAAGTACTTAACCAATCATGA
- a CDS encoding GNAT family N-acetyltransferase, translating to MIRIEKLADRHIEAIKSIQLAPEQVKFAGTAKEFLAEASDTTHLHVIRLDNDIVGFFKIDTDYASNYDFCPNTAIGLRTFVIDQSQQGKGIGTRAVRALVLYIAIHYSGYHSIYLTVNCKNPAAKVCYQKGGFQDSEVLYLGGAAGPQYVMFNHIR from the coding sequence ATGATTAGAATTGAAAAATTAGCCGACAGACATATCGAGGCAATAAAATCGATTCAACTAGCTCCAGAACAAGTTAAGTTTGCAGGTACAGCTAAAGAGTTTTTAGCAGAAGCTAGCGATACTACCCACCTACATGTCATCAGATTAGACAATGACATCGTCGGCTTTTTCAAAATCGACACGGATTACGCATCTAACTATGACTTTTGCCCGAACACCGCCATCGGCCTAAGAACTTTTGTCATAGACCAAAGCCAACAAGGAAAAGGGATTGGTACACGCGCTGTGCGAGCATTAGTACTGTACATCGCCATACACTACAGCGGCTACCACTCTATTTATCTTACCGTAAACTGTAAGAATCCAGCGGCCAAGGTTTGTTATCAGAAAGGTGGGTTCCAAGATTCGGAAGTACTCTATCTTGGAGGGGCTGCTGGTCCTCAATATGTTATGTTTAATCACATTCGTTAG
- the uhpC gene encoding MFS transporter, with protein sequence MFGFLRSTTSNSHTLSDDQVNQSYRYWRLHIMLGMYVGYAGFYFTRKTFNYAAPAMITDLGLDKGDIGLIGTLFYLSYGLSKFISGTISDRSNPRYFMGLGLIATGLINIAFGFSSSLATFISLWVLNAWFQGWGWPSCSKLLTTWYSRSERGFRWAIWNTAHNVGGALIPILVGYLTLQYSWRAGFIWPGMIGIFIGLIVCWRLRDKPTTMGLPTVGKWRNDQLELAQESHGQGLSYREILKTYVFSNKYIWLLAFSYVLVYIVRTAVNDWGNLYLTEEHSYNLINANAALSLFEIGGFVGSLVAGWGSDRLFGGNRGPMNILFSIGIFLSVSALWLMPLTNFVFQAAGLFCVGFFVFGPQMLIGMAAAECSHKDSAGAATGFVGLFAYMGAALSGYPLAVVLETYGWSGFFITISICAAVIGLLLLPFLQAQSPQKSAEVRSGL encoded by the coding sequence ATGTTTGGATTTCTGCGATCAACAACGTCAAATAGCCATACCTTAAGTGATGATCAGGTTAATCAGAGTTATCGGTACTGGCGCCTTCATATAATGTTAGGGATGTATGTTGGCTATGCTGGCTTTTATTTCACTCGTAAAACCTTCAATTATGCCGCACCGGCAATGATCACCGATCTTGGTTTAGACAAAGGTGACATCGGCCTAATTGGCACTCTGTTTTATCTCTCCTATGGCTTGTCCAAATTTATTTCAGGTACGATATCGGATCGTTCAAATCCTCGTTACTTTATGGGGTTGGGCCTAATTGCGACAGGCTTGATCAATATAGCGTTTGGCTTTTCTAGTTCGTTGGCTACGTTTATCTCGCTTTGGGTGCTCAATGCATGGTTCCAAGGATGGGGTTGGCCTTCATGTTCTAAGCTGTTGACGACTTGGTATTCTCGATCGGAAAGAGGGTTTCGTTGGGCTATCTGGAATACGGCGCATAACGTCGGCGGGGCACTAATCCCTATTCTTGTTGGCTATTTGACTCTCCAATACAGTTGGCGAGCTGGTTTTATATGGCCTGGTATGATTGGTATTTTTATTGGTCTTATCGTCTGTTGGCGTTTACGTGATAAGCCCACCACCATGGGACTGCCGACGGTAGGAAAGTGGCGAAATGATCAATTAGAGTTAGCGCAAGAGAGCCATGGGCAAGGGTTAAGCTATCGAGAAATATTGAAAACCTATGTGTTCAGTAATAAGTACATTTGGCTGCTCGCCTTTAGTTACGTGTTGGTTTACATAGTAAGAACCGCGGTTAACGACTGGGGTAATTTATATTTAACCGAGGAACACAGTTACAATTTGATAAACGCCAACGCTGCATTGTCTCTGTTTGAGATTGGAGGTTTCGTTGGTTCACTTGTTGCAGGGTGGGGCTCAGATAGACTGTTTGGTGGCAATCGAGGCCCGATGAATATCCTGTTTTCGATTGGTATCTTCCTCTCGGTATCGGCTTTATGGTTGATGCCTCTAACCAATTTTGTGTTTCAAGCCGCGGGGCTGTTTTGTGTTGGTTTTTTTGTTTTCGGTCCTCAAATGCTGATTGGTATGGCGGCAGCTGAATGTTCGCATAAAGACTCTGCTGGAGCCGCAACAGGCTTTGTTGGATTATTTGCTTATATGGGTGCTGCACTCTCTGGTTATCCATTAGCGGTCGTTCTCGAAACTTACGGTTGGAGCGGATTCTTCATTACCATCTCGATTTGTGCCGCCGTTATTGGGCTGCTTCTCCTTCCTTTCCTACAAGCTCAATCACCTCAGAAAAGTGCCGAGGTTCGCTCTGGTTTGTAA
- the manA gene encoding mannose-6-phosphate isomerase, class I codes for MSLSHLSEPSFFPMVNTIQNYAWGSISSIRELFGFKNESQQPQAEVWMGAHPKGCSMVMFDQNPLSLSDLINKDRSAYLSADIAKEFGELPFLLKILAADKALSIQVHPSKKQAEEGYSKEEQAGIPLTAGNRNYKDSNHKPELVYAITEYQAMNGFREYEEIMALFKQLRSFEITSLVEDFSSNLTPQGLEAFFCALLTLNDQKKSNALGELLAYARAHQDQAEFSLIVELNEQYPNDVGLFSVLLLNLITLKPGEAMYLKANTPHAYLKGTGLEVMANSDNVLRAGLTSKHIDVPELVKCTRFEPISFNNLILAPSKVGRCDSYEIPVSDFNFNIIQCPENEAITTGSAEILMAIDNDLTLTNEQGVSLTLTKGESVFIPAYIGHYVVSSKGRIARAFS; via the coding sequence ATGTCACTCAGCCATCTCTCAGAACCCTCATTCTTCCCTATGGTAAACACCATTCAAAACTATGCATGGGGAAGTATTTCTTCGATACGTGAACTGTTCGGTTTTAAGAATGAGTCACAACAACCGCAAGCGGAAGTTTGGATGGGCGCTCACCCAAAAGGGTGTTCAATGGTGATGTTTGACCAAAATCCGTTGTCTTTATCTGACCTGATTAATAAAGATAGATCGGCATATTTGTCTGCAGATATAGCAAAAGAGTTTGGCGAATTACCGTTTCTGCTCAAAATATTAGCGGCAGATAAGGCCTTGTCCATTCAGGTTCACCCGAGTAAAAAGCAAGCTGAAGAAGGTTATTCTAAGGAAGAGCAAGCTGGAATCCCTTTAACAGCAGGGAATCGCAATTACAAAGACTCGAACCACAAACCTGAATTGGTTTACGCGATCACTGAATATCAAGCGATGAATGGCTTTCGAGAATATGAAGAGATCATGGCGTTGTTCAAGCAATTGAGATCTTTCGAGATCACAAGCTTGGTAGAAGACTTTAGCAGCAACCTCACTCCTCAAGGTTTAGAAGCATTTTTCTGTGCGCTATTAACATTGAATGATCAGAAGAAATCTAACGCATTGGGTGAGCTGTTGGCCTACGCTCGTGCTCATCAAGACCAAGCTGAATTTTCCTTAATTGTCGAGCTCAACGAGCAGTACCCTAATGACGTAGGCCTTTTTTCAGTCTTGCTTTTAAATTTGATCACATTGAAGCCTGGCGAAGCTATGTATTTGAAGGCCAATACACCGCATGCCTATCTGAAAGGAACGGGGTTAGAGGTCATGGCGAACTCCGACAATGTGTTACGTGCTGGCTTAACGTCAAAACATATCGATGTACCAGAATTGGTTAAGTGCACACGATTCGAACCAATATCGTTTAACAATTTGATATTGGCGCCCTCTAAGGTTGGACGATGCGATAGCTACGAGATCCCTGTCAGTGACTTCAATTTCAATATCATTCAATGTCCTGAAAATGAAGCAATAACAACAGGGAGTGCTGAAATACTCATGGCAATAGATAACGATCTGACTCTTACCAACGAACAAGGTGTGAGCTTAACGTTAACTAAAGGTGAGTCAGTGTTTATTCCTGCTTACATTGGCCATTATGTGGTGAGCAGTAAGGGACGAATAGCGAGAGCTTTTAGCTAG
- a CDS encoding GNAT family N-acetyltransferase: MEVTVGNSPDLIRKAQFIRNQVFVVEQAIPEVLDLDGLDPISHHVLVTDAENLVATARLYIDDCGHAIMARVAVLQSYRGLGIASKMVAALLEHATQQGAKVIEIHAHQYLKNYYEKFGFEFIREVEIVGEHQLIEMRYYINSKRNVQ, from the coding sequence ATGGAAGTGACCGTTGGCAACAGCCCAGATCTCATACGTAAGGCGCAATTCATTCGCAATCAAGTATTTGTTGTAGAGCAAGCTATCCCTGAAGTTTTAGACCTCGATGGCCTAGATCCAATATCGCATCACGTCTTAGTCACCGATGCTGAAAATCTGGTAGCAACCGCTCGCTTATATATTGATGACTGCGGACACGCCATTATGGCTCGTGTTGCCGTCTTGCAATCGTATCGAGGTTTAGGTATTGCTTCTAAAATGGTAGCCGCACTTCTAGAACATGCGACTCAACAGGGTGCCAAAGTCATTGAAATTCACGCCCATCAATACTTAAAGAATTACTACGAAAAATTTGGCTTTGAGTTTATCCGTGAAGTAGAAATCGTTGGAGAACACCAACTCATAGAAATGAGGTACTACATAAATTCAAAGCGTAACGTTCAATGA
- the trhO gene encoding oxygen-dependent tRNA uridine(34) hydroxylase TrhO, whose protein sequence is MSQYVVCALYKFVALDDYQEIRQPLTEVLEANKIRGTLLLASEGINGTVAGKRESIDALLQWFKQDTRLADVVYKESFNEEQPFNRTKVKLKKEIVTMGVEGIDPRHVVGTYVKPNEWNDLISDPDIILVDTRNDYEVDIGTFKNAVNPNTETFREFPQYVADNLDPKKHKKVAMFCTGGIRCEKSTAYMKEQGFDEVYHLEGGILKYLEEVPEEESMWEGDCYVFDGRVAVNHQLEKSGYDVCNACRLPITDEDKASEHFEKGVSCPKCIDKHSDEQKARFREREKQVQLSNARGETHVGGEAAHLIEQRKKEKLALKEQQRSGKQAK, encoded by the coding sequence ATGTCTCAATATGTTGTATGTGCTCTGTATAAATTCGTTGCACTTGATGATTACCAAGAAATTCGCCAGCCACTAACTGAAGTGCTAGAAGCCAACAAAATCCGCGGTACTTTGCTACTTGCGAGTGAAGGCATCAACGGTACTGTTGCAGGTAAACGCGAATCTATCGATGCACTTCTTCAATGGTTTAAGCAAGACACTCGCTTAGCGGACGTTGTTTATAAAGAATCATTCAACGAAGAACAGCCATTCAACCGTACCAAGGTGAAACTCAAGAAAGAGATCGTAACCATGGGCGTTGAAGGTATCGACCCTCGCCATGTTGTCGGTACTTACGTTAAGCCAAACGAATGGAACGACCTCATCTCTGATCCAGATATAATCTTGGTTGATACTCGTAACGACTACGAAGTCGATATCGGTACATTCAAAAATGCTGTAAACCCAAACACAGAAACCTTCCGTGAATTCCCTCAATACGTGGCAGATAACCTCGACCCTAAGAAACACAAAAAAGTCGCGATGTTCTGTACGGGTGGTATTCGTTGTGAAAAATCAACAGCCTACATGAAAGAGCAAGGTTTTGATGAGGTATACCACCTTGAAGGCGGCATTCTGAAGTACTTAGAAGAAGTGCCAGAAGAAGAGAGCATGTGGGAAGGCGACTGCTACGTATTTGATGGTCGTGTTGCGGTAAACCACCAGCTAGAGAAGAGCGGTTACGACGTGTGTAACGCTTGTCGCCTGCCAATCACAGATGAAGACAAAGCGTCTGAGCACTTTGAGAAAGGCGTAAGCTGCCCTAAATGTATTGATAAGCACAGCGACGAGCAGAAAGCCCGTTTCCGCGAACGTGAAAAGCAAGTTCAACTTTCTAACGCCCGTGGCGAAACCCACGTAGGTGGCGAAGCCGCTCATCTTATTGAGCAGCGTAAGAAAGAAAAGCTGGCGCTCAAAGAACAGCAACGTTCTGGCAAGCAAGCGAAGTAA
- a CDS encoding YdcH family protein translates to MLNENHAFILDFPDLKLDIVQLNHDDEKFKADMQKYHQLDYDIRQLEISGSPIDDDSMHNLKVERMALKDSLHKQLTRHHALKIV, encoded by the coding sequence ATGCTCAATGAAAACCATGCCTTTATCTTAGATTTCCCAGATCTTAAATTAGACATTGTTCAGCTCAACCACGACGACGAAAAATTCAAAGCAGACATGCAGAAATACCACCAACTCGACTACGACATCCGCCAACTAGAAATTTCTGGCAGCCCAATCGATGACGACAGCATGCACAACCTCAAAGTAGAACGCATGGCATTAAAAGACTCGCTACATAAGCAACTTACTCGACATCACGCGCTTAAGATCGTTTAA
- a CDS encoding MATE family efflux transporter, whose protein sequence is MTITHKDYLKIAFPFIISTVTQPLLGAVDTAVIGQLGIAELIGGVAIGTIIMNTMYWLFGFFRVSTTGQSAMALGKGSRSDLAGSLMRPFVLSGLVGLIFILIQPLIWQGAMWVIEPEANVAEHAHIYFSVLIYGAPFVLLNYTIIGWLMGQAKAKEVLYTQVFGNVLNIVLDAVFVLYFDLGVAGVAYASLIAQITTFVIGMTLVMKTSNISISEFLQGSKMTKKDLSTIISSNTDLLLRTICILVFFNMMARTGSKLGTDVLAANAILMQVTFIVSYMFDGIANASSVFAGKAVGQKNASMLDRVLRLNFQWTAGFIAALTLLTLMFKDVIVFLFTDIPALVALYQEMAPWLIVFPLVAGFGLTVYGIFTGTGTTRPVRDSSIATLTVFLAVQAFSVDLWGNHGLWLAFTLFYLGRIAFLYPFIAQVKRKCLPMT, encoded by the coding sequence ATGACCATTACCCACAAAGATTATCTAAAAATCGCTTTCCCTTTCATCATCTCAACGGTGACTCAGCCTCTGCTTGGCGCGGTGGATACCGCCGTGATTGGTCAGCTTGGTATCGCTGAACTGATCGGTGGTGTGGCGATTGGCACCATCATTATGAACACCATGTATTGGTTATTTGGCTTTTTCCGTGTCAGTACGACCGGGCAAAGTGCGATGGCATTGGGTAAGGGCAGTCGCTCTGATTTAGCGGGTAGCTTGATGCGTCCGTTTGTGCTGTCTGGTTTGGTGGGTTTGATCTTTATCTTGATACAACCGCTCATCTGGCAAGGCGCAATGTGGGTGATAGAGCCTGAAGCCAATGTGGCCGAGCATGCGCATATCTACTTCAGTGTTTTGATTTATGGCGCACCTTTTGTTCTGCTTAACTACACCATTATTGGTTGGTTAATGGGGCAGGCGAAAGCCAAAGAAGTCCTTTACACACAAGTGTTTGGTAACGTGTTGAACATTGTTTTAGATGCGGTGTTCGTGCTTTATTTCGACTTGGGTGTCGCCGGTGTGGCATACGCAAGTTTGATTGCACAAATCACCACCTTTGTGATTGGTATGACGCTGGTGATGAAGACCAGCAACATCTCGATCTCTGAGTTCCTGCAAGGCTCGAAGATGACCAAGAAAGACCTTTCGACAATCATCTCATCAAATACTGACCTACTGTTACGCACGATCTGTATCTTGGTATTTTTCAATATGATGGCGCGTACTGGTTCCAAACTGGGTACTGATGTTCTGGCCGCTAACGCGATTCTGATGCAGGTGACCTTTATTGTTAGTTACATGTTTGATGGCATTGCTAATGCATCAAGTGTGTTTGCGGGTAAAGCGGTTGGTCAGAAAAATGCTTCGATGTTGGATCGTGTATTAAGACTCAATTTTCAATGGACGGCAGGTTTCATTGCTGCGTTAACGTTGTTGACCTTGATGTTTAAAGACGTGATTGTTTTCTTGTTTACCGATATTCCAGCGCTGGTTGCCTTGTATCAAGAGATGGCTCCGTGGCTGATTGTATTCCCGCTGGTGGCAGGCTTTGGTTTAACGGTTTACGGCATCTTTACTGGAACAGGAACCACACGTCCGGTTCGAGACTCTAGCATCGCTACCTTGACGGTATTCTTGGCTGTACAGGCGTTTTCGGTCGATTTGTGGGGCAATCATGGTCTGTGGTTGGCGTTTACTTTGTTCTATCTTGGGCGTATTGCCTTCTTGTATCCGTTCATCGCTCAAGTTAAGCGGAAATGCCTTCCAATGACATAA
- the uhpA gene encoding transcriptional regulator UhpA yields the protein MINVALVDDHVIVRSGFAQLLSLEADITVVGEFNSAAEARLGLPSCHPDVVILDISMQDESGLSLLEEIPSGIASIMLSVHDSPAMVEKSLELGAKGYLSKRCSPDELIQAVHTSANGGCYLTPDIAIKLATPVKNKASLNQLTRRESEVCQLLATGLDVKSIAVELGVSHKTVHVHRANAMDKLNVKNNVELAKLFTQDQY from the coding sequence ATGATTAATGTTGCACTTGTTGATGACCACGTCATTGTCCGCTCTGGTTTTGCTCAGTTACTTAGTCTTGAAGCTGATATCACAGTCGTCGGTGAATTCAATTCTGCGGCAGAAGCGCGTCTCGGGTTGCCAAGTTGTCACCCTGATGTCGTTATCTTAGATATTTCAATGCAAGATGAGAGTGGTTTGAGCTTATTGGAAGAGATTCCATCAGGCATTGCAAGTATCATGTTAAGTGTACATGACTCACCGGCGATGGTTGAGAAGTCGTTGGAGTTAGGTGCCAAAGGTTACCTCAGCAAACGCTGTAGCCCTGATGAGCTAATCCAAGCCGTACACACGAGCGCAAATGGCGGTTGTTATCTCACGCCCGATATCGCAATAAAGCTCGCAACCCCGGTAAAGAATAAAGCCTCGTTAAATCAGCTCACCCGCAGAGAAAGCGAAGTGTGTCAGTTATTAGCTACAGGGCTTGATGTAAAGTCTATTGCCGTTGAACTTGGGGTCAGTCATAAAACAGTGCATGTACACCGAGCCAATGCGATGGATAAACTCAATGTTAAAAACAATGTTGAGTTAGCTAAATTGTTCACTCAAGATCAGTATTAA
- a CDS encoding AraC family transcriptional regulator: protein MSRQHISRINDVLFYIHQDISQPLSAKALSEIAAYSEQHFHRTFKSVVGESLHQYIRRTRMEYAANQLMFDTTSSVVEIANKCGFSSVSSFSRAFKATFNMSPGEWRKHDLQIAEKPYLKDPEVAAGYLNVAQRVLPEPKIVEVPERMAAYVRHMGYNRSIRNAWLILKAWANSEQRDFSSQFGLHHSNPAWVEMDQCRYVACITIDEPIKYRSVVNQMVIPGGLHAVFRLNGRYGELLPQISMVLEKWLPTSGFKQRSTPAYVHYHQNHFLNSDEVFELDFYLPVSFY, encoded by the coding sequence ATGTCGCGACAACACATATCTAGAATCAATGATGTTCTGTTCTATATTCACCAAGACATCAGTCAGCCTTTGTCGGCCAAAGCGCTCTCTGAGATCGCAGCTTATTCCGAACAGCATTTTCATCGTACTTTCAAAAGTGTTGTGGGGGAGTCGCTGCACCAATACATTCGACGTACCCGAATGGAGTATGCGGCTAATCAATTGATGTTTGATACCACGTCGTCAGTGGTAGAAATTGCCAACAAGTGTGGCTTTAGTTCGGTGTCTTCGTTCAGTCGAGCATTTAAGGCGACTTTTAATATGTCGCCGGGTGAATGGCGTAAACACGACTTACAAATAGCTGAAAAACCCTATCTGAAAGATCCTGAAGTGGCGGCGGGCTATTTGAATGTGGCGCAGAGAGTGTTACCTGAACCGAAGATCGTTGAAGTGCCTGAGCGCATGGCTGCCTACGTTCGACATATGGGCTACAACCGCTCTATTCGCAATGCTTGGTTGATACTGAAAGCGTGGGCGAACTCTGAACAGCGTGATTTTTCGAGTCAGTTCGGCTTGCATCACTCTAACCCTGCCTGGGTCGAAATGGATCAGTGTCGTTATGTGGCATGTATTACGATCGATGAACCGATTAAGTATCGCAGTGTTGTGAATCAGATGGTGATTCCAGGTGGTTTGCATGCCGTTTTTCGACTTAATGGCCGCTATGGTGAACTGCTACCACAGATTAGTATGGTGTTAGAAAAGTGGCTACCTACGTCTGGCTTTAAACAGCGCTCTACTCCTGCGTATGTGCATTATCATCAGAATCATTTTCTCAACAGTGATGAAGTGTTTGAACTCGATTTTTATCTTCCGGTGAGCTTCTACTAA